A window of the Agromyces mariniharenae genome harbors these coding sequences:
- a CDS encoding M48 family metalloprotease, producing the protein MYRAIAKNKRNTVFIILFFLAIIGGLGWLAAWVYNDLTIVIVTLVIATAYALFQYFTADRQALAMSGAVELRSKADHPRLWRTVENLSITTGTPMPRVFVISDPAPNAFATGRDPEHAVVAATTGLLELMDDAELEGVMAHELGHVRNYDIRLSMIVFGLVVAVGFISDMLVRLTFFGRGNNQNPILLVFGLIALLIAPLVASLVQLAVSRQREYLADATGAMTTRHPDALARALEKLEAYGRPMQRQNSSMAHLWIADPLKPGVIDRLFATHPPIAERVKRLEQMGGAF; encoded by the coding sequence TTGTACCGGGCGATCGCCAAGAACAAGCGCAACACCGTCTTCATCATCCTGTTCTTCCTCGCCATCATCGGCGGGCTGGGCTGGCTGGCCGCGTGGGTCTACAACGACCTCACGATCGTGATCGTCACGCTGGTTATCGCCACGGCGTACGCGCTGTTCCAGTACTTCACGGCCGACCGGCAGGCGCTCGCCATGTCGGGCGCCGTGGAGCTGCGCAGCAAGGCCGACCACCCGCGGCTCTGGCGCACGGTCGAGAACCTCTCCATCACGACCGGCACGCCCATGCCGCGCGTGTTCGTCATCTCCGACCCGGCGCCCAACGCGTTCGCCACCGGCCGCGACCCCGAGCACGCCGTCGTCGCGGCGACCACCGGGCTGCTCGAGCTCATGGACGACGCCGAGCTCGAGGGCGTCATGGCGCACGAGCTCGGGCACGTGCGCAACTACGACATCCGCCTCTCGATGATCGTGTTCGGCCTCGTCGTGGCGGTCGGCTTCATCTCCGACATGCTCGTGCGCCTGACGTTCTTCGGGCGCGGCAACAACCAGAACCCGATCCTGCTCGTCTTCGGGCTCATCGCGCTGCTCATCGCCCCGCTCGTCGCGAGCCTCGTGCAGCTGGCCGTCTCGCGGCAGCGCGAGTACCTGGCGGATGCCACGGGCGCGATGACCACGCGCCACCCCGATGCCCTGGCGCGCGCCCTCGAGAAGCTCGAGGCCTACGGCCGGCCGATGCAGCGCCAGAACTCGTCGATGGCCCACCTGTGGATCGCGGACCCGCTGAAGCCCGGCGTCATCGACCGCCTGTTCGCCACGCACCCGCCGATCGCCGAGCGCGTCAAGCGCCTCGAGCAGATGGGCGGCGCGTTCTAG
- a CDS encoding winged helix-turn-helix domain-containing protein, translated as MVDTVSPALARRIALAAQGFGRPAAAEPGLRQVAGLVDRLGVLQIDSVNVFERSHYLPAFSRLGAYDRGLLDRLTTGRRGRMVEAWAHQAAFIPRELWPLFEFRREEYRQKGSEWNGWLVENRTLADWLRGELAANGPMRASEIEHDANERRGPWWGWSDVKRTLEWMFRVGEVVCVERVRFERVYALPEQALAPELLESAPSEVDAVRELVRRASIALGIATEADLADYWRMLRAPVRVAVGELVEAGELLPVEVPGWTTGSRATPAWVHRDARRPRRLETAAVLSPFDPVVWFRPRTERLFDFHYRIEIYTPEPERKFGYYSLPVLIDDDVVGRVDLKSDRKAKVLRVQSAWIEHGAPDETAARLLPVLWQAAAWQGLDEVQVVGRGDLAPALMAELAAA; from the coding sequence ATGGTCGACACCGTCAGTCCCGCCCTCGCGCGGCGCATCGCCCTGGCCGCCCAGGGCTTCGGGCGCCCGGCCGCGGCCGAGCCGGGCCTGCGCCAGGTCGCCGGGCTCGTCGACCGGCTCGGCGTGCTGCAGATCGACTCGGTCAACGTGTTCGAGCGCAGCCACTACCTGCCGGCGTTCAGCCGCCTCGGCGCCTATGACCGCGGCCTGCTCGACCGGCTCACCACGGGCCGACGCGGGCGCATGGTCGAGGCCTGGGCCCACCAGGCCGCCTTCATCCCGCGCGAGCTGTGGCCGCTGTTCGAGTTCCGCCGCGAGGAGTACCGGCAGAAGGGCAGCGAGTGGAACGGATGGCTCGTCGAGAATCGCACGCTCGCCGACTGGCTCCGCGGCGAGCTCGCGGCCAACGGCCCGATGCGGGCGAGCGAGATCGAGCACGACGCCAACGAGCGGCGCGGCCCGTGGTGGGGCTGGTCCGACGTCAAGCGCACGCTCGAGTGGATGTTCCGCGTCGGCGAGGTGGTGTGCGTCGAGCGCGTGCGGTTCGAGCGCGTGTACGCGCTCCCCGAGCAGGCGCTCGCCCCTGAGCTGCTCGAGTCGGCGCCGTCCGAGGTCGACGCCGTGCGCGAGCTCGTGCGCCGCGCGTCGATCGCACTCGGCATCGCGACCGAGGCCGACCTCGCCGACTACTGGCGAATGCTGCGCGCACCCGTGCGCGTCGCCGTGGGCGAGCTCGTGGAGGCCGGCGAACTGCTGCCCGTCGAGGTCCCCGGGTGGACCACGGGCAGCCGCGCCACGCCCGCGTGGGTGCATCGCGACGCCCGCCGGCCGCGCCGGCTCGAGACGGCCGCCGTGCTCTCGCCGTTCGACCCGGTCGTGTGGTTCCGGCCGCGCACCGAGCGGCTCTTCGACTTCCACTACCGCATCGAGATCTACACGCCCGAGCCCGAGCGCAAGTTCGGCTACTACTCGCTGCCGGTGCTCATCGACGACGACGTGGTCGGCCGGGTCGACCTCAAGAGCGACCGCAAGGCCAAGGTGCTGCGCGTGCAGTCCGCCTGGATCGAGCACGGCGCCCCCGACGAGACGGCGGCGCGGCTGCTGCCCGTGCTGTGGCAGGCGGCGGCTTGGCAGGGCCTCGACGAGGTGCAGGTCGTGGGCCGCGGCGACCTCGCGCCGGCGCTCATGGCCGAGCTCGCGGCGGCGTAG
- a CDS encoding AI-2E family transporter: MTGSSDQGRGRFVKRRRAAERESSPITPRRDATESIPFGMRIAAAWSWRLLLVGGVLAVVIFLIIQLRLIVIPLLVAVLLGALLVPFSQFLQRHRWPKWLAVTVAMLSTLIVVGGLLAVGISFIARDRDELVAQSIVAWDEFRAWLLEGPFHITEQQLNDWAGQIFASIQEDSSVLVSGALSLGSTLGHFLAGMLLALFATLFILIDGHHIWRWIVGVFPKRARAAVDGAGQAGWATLQNFVKVQILVATIDAIGIGLGAFLLGVPLAVPIAILVFLGSFIPIVGAVVTGALAVFVALIYNGWVIALIMLGVVLLVQQVEGHILQPLIMGTAVKVHPLGVVIAVATGSLLAGIPGALFAVPVAAVVNVMIIYIAAGTWKGEPGPPATEARSPLWRTVPQRPGYQRGE; this comes from the coding sequence ATGACGGGGTCGAGCGACCAGGGGCGGGGCAGGTTCGTCAAGCGGCGGCGGGCCGCCGAGCGCGAGTCGTCGCCGATCACGCCGCGTCGCGACGCCACCGAGTCGATCCCGTTCGGGATGCGCATCGCCGCCGCCTGGTCGTGGCGGCTGCTGCTCGTCGGCGGCGTCCTCGCGGTCGTCATCTTCCTCATCATCCAGCTGCGCCTGATCGTCATCCCGCTGCTCGTCGCGGTCCTGCTCGGTGCCCTGCTGGTGCCGTTCTCCCAGTTCCTCCAGCGCCACCGCTGGCCGAAGTGGCTCGCGGTCACCGTCGCGATGCTCTCCACGCTGATCGTCGTGGGCGGCCTGCTCGCCGTCGGCATCTCGTTCATCGCCCGCGACCGCGACGAGCTCGTCGCCCAGAGCATCGTCGCGTGGGACGAGTTCCGAGCGTGGCTCCTCGAGGGCCCGTTCCACATCACCGAGCAACAGCTCAACGACTGGGCGGGTCAGATCTTCGCGTCGATCCAGGAGGACAGCAGCGTCCTCGTGAGCGGCGCGCTCTCGCTCGGCTCGACGCTCGGGCACTTCCTCGCGGGCATGCTGCTCGCGCTGTTCGCGACCCTCTTCATCCTGATCGACGGCCACCACATCTGGCGCTGGATCGTCGGCGTCTTCCCGAAGCGCGCGCGGGCCGCCGTCGACGGCGCCGGCCAGGCCGGGTGGGCGACGCTGCAGAACTTCGTGAAGGTGCAGATCCTCGTCGCCACGATCGACGCCATCGGCATCGGCCTCGGCGCCTTCCTGCTCGGCGTGCCGCTCGCCGTGCCGATCGCGATCCTCGTCTTCCTCGGCTCGTTCATCCCGATCGTCGGTGCGGTGGTCACCGGAGCGCTCGCGGTGTTCGTCGCGCTCATCTACAACGGCTGGGTCATCGCGCTCATCATGCTCGGCGTCGTGCTGCTCGTGCAGCAGGTCGAGGGGCACATCCTGCAGCCGCTCATCATGGGCACGGCGGTGAAGGTGCATCCGCTCGGCGTCGTCATCGCGGTGGCCACCGGATCGCTGCTCGCCGGCATCCCCGGCGCCCTGTTCGCCGTGCCCGTCGCGGCCGTGGTCAACGTCATGATCATCTACATCGCCGCCGGCACCTGGAAGGGCGAACCCGGCCCGCCGGCGACCGAGGCGCGTTCGCCGCTCTGGCGCACCGTGCCGCAGCGACCCGGCTACCAGCGAGGAGAATGA
- the ilvA gene encoding threonine ammonia-lyase, which produces MITTIPGPGLAEFERAREVVSRVARRTPMESSQFLAERLGVPVHLKCENLQRTGSYKLRGASNRIAALSDAERERGVVAASAGNHAQGVAYAARELGIRATIFMPVGVALPKLDATRAYGADVMLVGDSIGETIEAAEAFAAESGAVMIPPFDHPDVIAGQGTLGLEILEQAPAATTIVVPIGGGGLAAGIASAAKQQAAKEGRPLRIVGVQAENAAPYIASLAAGEPRQVPVVPTIADGIAVYRPGELNFAIIRDTIDEVVTVTEDDIARALLVLLERAKLVVEPAGAVAVAAMMTGAVQPDGPVVAVLSGGNIDPLLMQRVVAHGLAASDRYLTISVGLPDRPGQLARVAALLAEANANVVEVLHTRHGSGMQITEVELRLSVETRGPEHRAAVVDVLRRAGYEPRVEVD; this is translated from the coding sequence GTGATCACGACCATCCCGGGTCCGGGTCTCGCCGAGTTCGAACGTGCGCGCGAGGTCGTGTCGCGCGTCGCCCGGCGCACGCCCATGGAGTCATCGCAGTTCCTCGCCGAGCGGCTCGGCGTGCCCGTGCACCTCAAGTGCGAGAATCTGCAGCGCACGGGCTCCTACAAGCTCCGCGGCGCCTCCAATCGCATCGCGGCGCTGAGCGACGCCGAGCGCGAGCGTGGCGTCGTGGCGGCGTCGGCCGGCAACCACGCCCAGGGCGTCGCGTACGCCGCCCGCGAGCTCGGCATCCGCGCGACGATCTTCATGCCCGTCGGCGTCGCGCTGCCGAAGCTCGACGCGACCCGTGCCTACGGCGCCGACGTCATGCTCGTCGGCGACTCCATCGGCGAGACCATCGAGGCCGCCGAGGCGTTCGCCGCGGAGTCGGGCGCCGTCATGATCCCGCCGTTCGACCACCCCGACGTCATCGCGGGCCAGGGCACGCTCGGCCTCGAGATCCTCGAGCAGGCGCCCGCCGCCACGACCATCGTCGTGCCCATCGGCGGCGGCGGCCTCGCGGCCGGCATCGCGAGCGCGGCGAAGCAGCAGGCCGCGAAGGAGGGCCGTCCACTGCGCATCGTCGGCGTGCAGGCCGAGAATGCGGCGCCCTACATCGCCTCGCTCGCGGCGGGGGAGCCGCGCCAGGTGCCGGTCGTGCCGACCATCGCCGACGGCATCGCCGTCTACCGCCCGGGCGAGCTGAACTTCGCGATCATCCGCGACACGATCGACGAGGTCGTGACCGTCACGGAAGACGACATCGCCCGCGCCCTGCTCGTGCTGCTCGAGCGCGCGAAGCTCGTGGTCGAGCCGGCGGGCGCGGTCGCCGTGGCGGCGATGATGACGGGCGCGGTGCAGCCCGACGGACCCGTGGTCGCGGTGCTCTCGGGCGGCAACATCGACCCGCTGCTCATGCAGCGCGTGGTCGCGCACGGGCTCGCGGCATCCGACCGGTACCTCACCATCAGCGTCGGGCTGCCCGACCGCCCCGGCCAACTCGCCCGCGTCGCCGCGCTCCTCGCCGAGGCGAACGCCAACGTCGTCGAGGTGCTGCACACGCGACACGGCTCGGGCATGCAGATCACCGAGGTCGAGCTGCGCCTGTCGGTCGAGACCCGTGGTCCCGAGCACCGAGCCGCGGTCGTCGACGTGCTGCGCCGGGCCGGCTACGAGCCGCGCGTCGAGGTCGACTGA
- the greA gene encoding transcription elongation factor GreA, which produces MAQDATVTWLTQEAFDRLAGELEQLSTHGREEIAKRIEAAREEGDLKENGGYHAAKDEQGKQEARIRQLTQLLRTAQVGEAPQSSGVVEPGTVITAVIAGDEERFLIGSREIAGDSELDVFSESSPLGAAILGLKVGDSTSYTAPNGREISVQVTGVETWGGQ; this is translated from the coding sequence ATGGCGCAGGACGCCACCGTCACCTGGCTCACGCAGGAGGCCTTCGACCGACTCGCCGGCGAGCTCGAGCAGCTCTCGACGCACGGCCGCGAGGAGATCGCCAAGCGCATCGAGGCCGCGCGTGAGGAGGGTGACCTCAAGGAGAACGGCGGGTACCACGCCGCGAAGGACGAGCAGGGCAAGCAGGAGGCCCGCATCCGCCAGCTGACGCAGCTGCTCCGCACCGCCCAGGTCGGCGAGGCGCCCCAGTCGTCGGGCGTCGTCGAGCCCGGCACCGTCATCACCGCCGTCATCGCGGGCGACGAGGAGCGGTTCCTCATCGGCAGCCGCGAGATCGCCGGCGACTCCGAGCTCGACGTCTTCAGCGAGTCGTCGCCGCTCGGCGCGGCGATCCTCGGCCTGAAGGTCGGCGACTCGACGAGCTACACGGCTCCCAACGGTCGCGAGATCTCGGTGCAGGTCACCGGCGTCGAGACCTGGGGCGGCCAGTAG
- a CDS encoding DUF4307 domain-containing protein, with translation MAEQQTDVLAARYGRNPRNRTRDRWLIIGAAIAFAVVLVAWVVWAGLDGQKPTVQATDTGHRLLNDERAVEVSWTLSVPPGNATACVVQALDEDFTVVGWRVVEIPASDRHLRTFTERVRVAREANTGLISSCWLT, from the coding sequence GTGGCCGAGCAGCAGACCGATGTGCTCGCCGCGCGTTACGGCCGCAACCCGCGCAACCGCACCCGCGATCGGTGGCTCATCATCGGCGCGGCGATCGCGTTCGCGGTGGTCCTCGTCGCATGGGTGGTCTGGGCGGGGCTCGACGGCCAGAAGCCGACCGTGCAGGCCACCGACACGGGCCACCGGCTGCTCAACGACGAGCGCGCCGTCGAGGTCAGCTGGACCCTCTCGGTGCCCCCGGGCAACGCGACGGCGTGCGTCGTGCAGGCGCTCGACGAGGACTTCACCGTCGTCGGCTGGCGGGTCGTCGAGATCCCGGCATCCGACCGCCACCTGCGCACGTTCACCGAGCGCGTGCGGGTCGCCCGGGAGGCGAACACGGGTTTGATTTCGAGCTGCTGGCTCACCTAA
- the trhA gene encoding PAQR family membrane homeostasis protein TrhA, which translates to MTPKRHRDAGTLADDLTGPVAPDDTADVAISREAHGPDLPNIPLLDDSITYTAEVKPKWRGWIHAGTFPVTIAAGIVLIVLAEGPWAKWASAVFMLTSMLLFGNSALYHRFNWKPRTKVVLKRIDHANIFLLIAGTYTPLALLALPPDKGFVLLAIVWGGALLGIGFRVFWITAPRWLYVPIYLLLGWAAVMYLGDLLAASVAMMVLVIVGGVLYTIGAVVYGLKKPNPWPGTFGFHEIFHTCTVLAFMCHWTATLLIAIAPAYHGA; encoded by the coding sequence ATGACCCCCAAGCGCCACCGCGACGCCGGCACCCTCGCGGACGACCTCACCGGCCCGGTCGCGCCCGACGACACTGCGGATGTCGCGATCAGTCGCGAGGCGCACGGGCCCGACCTGCCCAACATCCCGCTCCTCGACGACTCCATCACGTACACCGCGGAGGTCAAGCCGAAATGGCGCGGCTGGATCCACGCCGGCACGTTCCCGGTCACGATCGCGGCGGGCATCGTGCTCATCGTGCTCGCCGAGGGGCCGTGGGCGAAGTGGGCGAGCGCGGTGTTCATGCTCACGTCGATGCTGCTGTTCGGCAACTCGGCGCTCTACCACCGCTTCAACTGGAAGCCGCGCACCAAGGTCGTGCTGAAGCGCATCGACCACGCCAACATCTTCCTGCTCATCGCGGGCACGTACACGCCGCTCGCGCTCCTCGCGCTGCCGCCCGACAAGGGCTTCGTGCTGCTCGCAATCGTGTGGGGCGGAGCGTTGCTCGGCATCGGCTTCCGGGTGTTCTGGATCACCGCGCCGCGCTGGCTCTACGTGCCGATCTACCTGCTGCTCGGGTGGGCCGCGGTCATGTACCTCGGCGACCTGCTCGCCGCGAGCGTCGCGATGATGGTGCTCGTCATCGTCGGCGGCGTGCTCTACACGATCGGCGCCGTCGTCTACGGCCTGAAGAAGCCGAACCCCTGGCCCGGCACGTTCGGCTTCCACGAGATCTTCCACACCTGCACGGTGCTGGCGTTCATGTGCCACTGGACGGCGACGCTGCTCATCGCCATCGCACCCGCCTACCACGGGGCCTGA
- a CDS encoding isoprenyl transferase, with protein MQTSDQPLGRGILYRLYQNRLRRGLDPTALPQHVAMIIDGNRRWAKQLGYDSAAHGHRAGAAKMREFLEWCDDLGITVVTLYLLSSDNLGNRPSTELSDLFEIIAELAEELSHYRDWRVQHVGSDAGLPEPLVAALDAAERRTADKRGLHVNLAVGYGGRKEITDAMRSIVASHHAEGRSLEDLAERLTPDLIGEHLYTGGQPDPDLVIRTSGEQRLSDFMLWQAAHSEFYFVEALGPDLRQVDFLRALRDYEKRHRRFGG; from the coding sequence GTGCAGACGAGCGATCAGCCCCTCGGTCGCGGCATCCTCTACCGCCTCTACCAGAACCGGCTCCGCCGCGGCCTCGACCCCACGGCCCTTCCCCAGCACGTCGCGATGATCATCGACGGCAATCGGCGCTGGGCGAAGCAGCTCGGCTACGACTCCGCGGCGCACGGGCATCGGGCGGGCGCCGCGAAGATGCGCGAGTTCCTCGAGTGGTGCGACGACCTCGGCATCACGGTCGTGACGCTCTACCTGCTCTCGAGCGACAACCTCGGCAATCGGCCGAGCACCGAGCTCTCCGACCTGTTCGAGATCATCGCCGAGCTCGCCGAGGAGCTCTCGCACTACCGCGACTGGCGCGTGCAGCACGTCGGATCGGATGCCGGCCTGCCCGAACCGCTCGTCGCCGCCCTCGACGCGGCCGAGCGCCGCACCGCCGACAAGCGCGGCCTGCACGTGAACCTCGCCGTCGGGTACGGCGGACGCAAGGAGATCACCGACGCGATGCGGTCGATCGTGGCCTCCCATCACGCCGAGGGCCGGAGCCTCGAAGACCTGGCCGAGCGCCTCACGCCCGACCTCATCGGGGAGCACCTGTATACCGGCGGACAGCCCGATCCCGACCTCGTCATCCGCACGTCGGGCGAGCAGCGGCTCAGCGACTTCATGCTGTGGCAGGCCGCGCACAGCGAGTTCTACTTCGTCGAGGCACTCGGGCCCGACCTGCGCCAGGTCGACTTCCTGCGTGCGCTGCGCGACTACGAGAAGCGCCACCGCAGGTTCGGCGGCTGA
- a CDS encoding aminotransferase class V-fold PLP-dependent enzyme: MTIDAYIAGFTEEPGYLDYGRFGPLSTPAAEEAFALTQVLERARHGSVDVFAEQGARLRAAASALTGFPADRVVFQPNTTQGIMHAMFGLTGSVLLSPGEFPSLPIAAVRAQEALHSVQPVWLETDHGKVTPGQIREQLETNVAAVAVSLVDSRTGYLCDIEGIRQVIGDRLLIVDAIQGFGVVDAPWAAADIVLTGGQKWCRAGWGTGIMALSERALERLTPVFSGFTGTEEEEPWGHVPPPAPDARAYRVSNPDPIAEARFAAALEDIAAAGVPAINAAITGWVSRVIELADEFAIAVVSSRDEQERAGIVVLEPPAGQVTYLTASLHNHGVTATTRNGQVRLSMHAAMTEETLDMLRAAFVSYGTAASY; encoded by the coding sequence GTGACGATCGACGCTTACATCGCCGGGTTCACCGAGGAGCCCGGTTACCTCGACTACGGACGGTTCGGTCCGCTGTCGACCCCCGCTGCGGAGGAGGCGTTCGCGCTCACGCAGGTGCTCGAGCGCGCGCGCCACGGCAGCGTCGACGTGTTCGCCGAGCAGGGCGCGCGGCTGCGCGCCGCGGCATCCGCCCTCACCGGCTTCCCGGCCGACCGGGTCGTGTTCCAGCCCAACACCACGCAGGGCATCATGCACGCGATGTTCGGGCTCACCGGCAGCGTGCTCCTGTCGCCGGGGGAGTTCCCGAGCCTGCCGATCGCCGCCGTGCGCGCGCAGGAGGCGCTGCACTCCGTGCAACCCGTGTGGCTCGAGACCGACCACGGCAAGGTCACGCCCGGGCAGATCCGCGAGCAGCTCGAGACCAACGTCGCCGCCGTCGCGGTCAGCCTCGTCGACTCGCGCACGGGCTACCTCTGCGACATCGAGGGGATCCGCCAGGTCATCGGCGACAGGCTGCTCATCGTCGACGCGATCCAGGGCTTCGGCGTCGTCGACGCGCCCTGGGCCGCGGCCGACATCGTGCTCACGGGCGGTCAGAAGTGGTGCCGCGCCGGCTGGGGCACGGGCATCATGGCGCTGTCGGAGCGCGCGCTCGAGCGCCTCACGCCCGTGTTCTCGGGCTTCACGGGCACCGAGGAGGAGGAGCCCTGGGGGCACGTGCCGCCGCCCGCGCCCGACGCGCGCGCCTACCGCGTGTCGAACCCCGACCCCATCGCCGAGGCACGGTTCGCTGCCGCACTTGAGGACATCGCCGCCGCGGGCGTGCCCGCGATCAACGCGGCGATCACCGGCTGGGTGAGCCGCGTCATCGAGCTCGCCGACGAGTTCGCGATCGCCGTCGTGAGCTCGCGCGACGAGCAGGAGCGCGCGGGCATCGTGGTGCTCGAGCCGCCCGCCGGCCAGGTCACGTACCTCACGGCGTCGCTGCACAACCACGGCGTGACCGCCACGACCCGCAACGGGCAGGTGCGCCTCAGCATGCACGCGGCGATGACCGAGGAGACCCTCGACATGCTGCGTGCGGCATTCGTGTCGTACGGCACGGCCGCGTCGTACTGA
- a CDS encoding PhoH family protein codes for MGAAQSVRTYVLDTSVLLSDPRALFRFAEHAVVLPVVVITELEAKRNDPEIGYFARQSLRILDELRVEHERLDFPIPVGEGGSLRVELNHSSPSVLPSGLQLGDNDSRILACAANLANDGVAVTVVSKDLPLRVKAASIGLDAQEYRAELAPDSGWTGMAELSLGSNDMARLYEHERLETREVEALPVNTGLVIHSERGSALGRVVGEHEVRLVRGDRDIFGVHGRSAEQRLAIDLLLDPEIGILSLGGRAGTGKSALALCAGLEMVLERQQHKKIMVFRPLYAVGGQELGYLPGDQGEKMNPWGQAVFDTLGSVVSDNVLDEVVDRGILEVLPLTHIRGRSLHDAFVIVDEAQSLERNVLLTVLSRIGQNSRVVLTHDVAQRDNLRVGRHDGVASVIETLKGHPLFAHVTLTRSERSAIAALVSEMLDGAELT; via the coding sequence GTGGGTGCCGCGCAATCCGTGCGGACGTACGTGCTCGACACCTCGGTGCTCCTGTCGGATCCCCGGGCGCTGTTCCGCTTCGCCGAGCACGCGGTGGTCCTTCCCGTCGTCGTCATCACGGAGCTCGAGGCGAAGCGCAACGATCCCGAGATCGGGTACTTCGCGCGCCAGTCGCTGCGCATCCTCGACGAGCTGCGCGTCGAGCACGAGCGGCTCGACTTCCCGATCCCGGTCGGCGAGGGCGGTTCGCTGCGAGTCGAGCTCAACCACTCGAGCCCATCGGTGCTCCCCAGCGGACTGCAGCTCGGCGACAACGACTCGCGCATCCTCGCGTGCGCCGCCAACCTCGCGAACGACGGCGTCGCCGTCACGGTGGTCTCGAAGGACCTGCCGCTGCGCGTGAAGGCCGCGTCGATCGGCCTCGACGCCCAGGAGTACCGCGCCGAGCTCGCGCCCGACTCCGGGTGGACCGGCATGGCCGAGCTCTCGCTCGGCTCGAACGACATGGCGAGGCTCTACGAGCACGAGCGGCTCGAGACGCGCGAGGTCGAGGCGCTGCCGGTCAACACGGGCCTCGTGATCCACTCCGAGCGCGGGTCGGCCCTCGGCCGCGTCGTCGGAGAGCACGAGGTGCGCCTCGTCCGCGGCGACCGCGACATCTTCGGCGTGCACGGGCGCTCGGCCGAGCAGCGGCTCGCGATCGACCTGCTGCTCGACCCCGAGATCGGCATCCTCTCGCTCGGCGGGCGCGCCGGCACCGGCAAGTCGGCGCTCGCGCTGTGCGCGGGCCTCGAGATGGTGCTCGAGCGGCAGCAGCACAAGAAGATCATGGTGTTCCGCCCGCTCTACGCGGTCGGCGGGCAGGAGCTCGGCTACCTGCCTGGCGACCAGGGCGAGAAGATGAACCCCTGGGGCCAGGCGGTGTTCGACACGCTCGGCTCGGTGGTCTCCGACAACGTGCTCGACGAGGTCGTCGACCGGGGCATCCTCGAGGTGCTGCCGCTCACGCACATCCGCGGGCGCTCGCTGCACGACGCGTTCGTGATCGTCGACGAGGCGCAGTCGCTCGAGCGCAACGTGCTGCTCACGGTCCTGAGCCGCATCGGCCAGAACTCGCGGGTCGTCCTCACCCACGACGTCGCCCAGCGCGACAACCTGCGCGTCGGCCGCCACGACGGCGTCGCGAGCGTGATCGAGACGCTGAAGGGGCATCCGCTGTTCGCCCACGTCACGCTCACCCGCTCGGAGCGCTCGGCCATCGCCGCGCTCGTCTCGGAGATGCTCGACGGGGCCGAGCTCACCTGA
- a CDS encoding MSMEG_1061 family FMN-dependent PPOX-type flavoprotein encodes MDHGGTPVTSVAELEELVGQPLRAARNKVRDRLHELDRAWLAASPLCFIATADAEGNADVSPKGDPPGFALVLDDATIALPERPGNRRADGFHNVLANPHVGLDFVIPGRGDTLRVNGRARLLRDVPYAERMRVRTHVPTLVLEVAIDEVFFHCSKAFLRSKTWDPTTWTPDAAPRRPVIARTLERPDDSLEVLEEYYGPSYAERIYG; translated from the coding sequence ATGGATCACGGAGGAACCCCGGTCACCTCGGTCGCCGAGCTCGAGGAACTCGTCGGGCAGCCGCTGCGCGCCGCGCGGAACAAGGTGCGCGACCGGCTGCACGAGCTCGACCGCGCCTGGCTCGCCGCCTCCCCGTTGTGCTTCATCGCGACCGCCGACGCGGAGGGCAACGCCGACGTGTCGCCGAAGGGCGACCCTCCCGGGTTCGCGCTCGTGCTCGACGACGCGACGATCGCGCTGCCCGAGCGGCCCGGCAACCGCCGCGCCGACGGCTTCCACAACGTGCTCGCCAATCCGCACGTGGGGCTCGACTTCGTGATCCCCGGCCGCGGCGACACGCTCCGCGTCAACGGTCGCGCCCGGCTCCTGCGCGACGTGCCGTACGCCGAGCGGATGCGGGTGCGCACCCACGTGCCGACCCTCGTGCTCGAGGTCGCGATCGACGAGGTGTTCTTCCACTGCTCGAAGGCGTTCCTGCGCTCGAAGACGTGGGACCCGACCACCTGGACTCCCGATGCCGCACCCCGTCGCCCCGTCATCGCGCGCACGCTCGAACGCCCCGACGACTCGCTCGAGGTGCTCGAGGAGTACTACGGCCCGTCGTACGCGGAGCGGATCTACGGCTGA